AATGTCGCGCCGTCGATGCGTAGGACGCGGTCATTCTCCTTTGCCTTTTTCTGGCTCTGGTCGGTGATGTTGACGCCACCGATCGACCCGAAGTGCCGCGCGGTGGCCGGGATCGGGCCGCCGATGTCGTTGTCGGTATTGCCGGCTACAAAGAGGTCGCGGATGCTCCCCAGCATGGGGCTCACGCCAATGCCCGAGTCCGTCACGACGGCGCCGACGATCGTCTCGTTCTCTTCTTCGATCCAGACGCCGGAGTGGCTCACCTTGTAGGCTAGGAAGTCGGGGCCGAACTCGAGCGGGTAGGGGCCTTCGCGCAGGCCGATCATCAGACCAGACCCCCGCGTCTCGGGGCCATAGGATGCGAAGGAGCCTGTGCCCGGGTTAATAAAGATTGAGTGGGCTACGTTGCCCTGGAAGACGATAGGCTGGTCGCGGTGGAGCCAGCGCCGTAGCGTCGTGAAGCTCGCCATGAACTGCTGATCGAAGAAGTATCCGTGGCCGAGGTACGACCCTGCGGCGCGGTTGTCGACCAACTCGTTGTGGGGGTTGCGGCCCCAGAACAGCGCGGCGCGCTCTTCCGACTGGTTCGAGAGGCGCGGCGTCTGGCTCCGCCCAAACGCAAAGTGCTCCTCCAAGACCGCCCAGTTGAGGATGGCGAGGTTGCGGACGAACCGGTTGTCGACCTCGTCGCCATCCTCCGAGAAGACAAACGTGTGGTTGGTCGTCGCGTAGGCCACGTTGTTCTCGACGGTCACCTGGTGCGACTTGTGGATGTTGACCGCCCGCTGGAAGTTGTGGTGGAACGACGAGTTGCGGACGTAGTCGCTCGGGCGATAGTCGGCATAGTGCCAGTGCATCGCATAGCGGCCTGACTTGCCCGTCTGGCCCATGTTCGTGACCTCGACGCCTTCGATCGTGACGATGCCGCCCGCCATAAACATCATGTGGCCGCCGAAGCCGTAGCGGTAGCCGTACGACGAGACGCCGTCCTCGCTCGCCGCGTCGCCCTGGATCAGGATGTTGCGTGAGAGGAGGCCCACTTCGGCGCGCATATCGATGCGGCGGCCCTCGATGGTCTGGATTTCGCCATAGTGGCGATAGTCGAGCGGTTCGGTGAGGCGAACGGTGCGGCCACTGACGCTCTCCACGACGCGCTGTTCAGCTTCGTAGGCGTTGTAGCCGCTCGGCGCGATCACGATGACATCGCCGGATTCCCAGTTGACAGCGTCCGAGACGCGGATCGAGCGGTCGCCTCGCGCGGCATGCTGGTCGAGGACGGTCCACGATGTTTTGTCGCGGCTGGCGCCGTGCATGGTCAGCGAACCGCCATCGCGCGTGATGATGAACTTGTTGCCCGTCTTGAATGCGCCGGTGCCAGCCACATTGCGGTCGCGGTTGTTGCCGGTCAGGGTGATCGTGGCCTGCGCCTCGAACGGGACCGATTCGGTGCCGACTTCCAGGAGGGCGCCGTTGCCCTCGATCAGGATCCAGTCGCTCGTGAGGCTCAGCGGTCGATCCTCGAAGCGGAGCGTGCCTTTGATGGTGAGGCTCTCAAGCGAGGCGGTGTCGGTGTCCAGCAGGACGACTTGATTGGACTCGATGACGACTTTGTCACCGCTTCGCGGAACGCGGCCGTTGGCCCACGTCGATGGATCGCTCCAGCGCTGTACTGCGCCAGGGACCATTCCCGCTGGCGCTACCGAGAAGAGCGCGTCAGCGAAGTAAGCGGGGTCCAGTGGGGAATTGCACTCTAGTGCAGTCGTGGCCGCGAAGGCCTCTCGGTCAGGAACCGAGCGCTCCTCTGCTGTGGCAGCAGTGGGGAGCAGCGAAAGCGAGAGCAGGACAGTGAGGAGGGGACGGAACGGAGGGCGCAGCGTCTGGGGCATGGAGGGAATGCAAGACGTCGTGACGCCGACCACACGGGGCGGGTGTGCGCAGAGAGTGCGCAGCGCGAGAGCACCAACGGAGTGGAAAAGAACGTCGGCACGGGAGAGCAGCCGTGCAGTCCGGCAAGAGCAACGGACGGAGGGGACTCCGATGTATGGAGGGGAGCCGTGAACAGGACCTGCGCCTTAGAGGCGAAGGCGAGTCAGTATGACAACCCCAGCAAAACTGTGAGAATCAGCCAGTAAGGTTGTAAACATTAACATCCATCCATGAGCGATGAATGCTGACGATGTCATGGGATGGCAAGGTGCGTGCCAGCTTTGGAACATGGTGCCTCATTCTGGAGCAGGGGCGTGCTGGTGCCGAACCCACGCCCCAGAATCGGCGTTCGGGAGCGCTTCCGAGGTGGATCGAGAGGCGGCGACCCCGCGTATCTTGGCGCTCTCAATTCCGTCCTCCTTGCTGATCGGCCGATCGCCACCTCCTTCACATGTCCAACGAAACGTCCACCCCGGCCATCGAATCGTCTACTTCCGCATACGACCCCACGCAGATCGAGACTCGCTGGTACCGTTTCTGGGAGGAGGGCGGCTTCTTCAGCGCTAACGCTCACGCTGGCAAGAAGCCACACGTCATTGCGATGCCGCCGCCCAACGTCACTGGGCGGCTCCACATGGGTCACGGCCTCCAGGACACCGTGCAGGATGCCTACACCCGTCTCCGCCGCATGCAAGGCTACGAGGCGCTATGGATCCCTGGCCTCGACCACGCGGGCATTGCTACGCAGAACGTGGTCGAGCGGACGCTGAAGAAGCAAGAGGGCAAGACGCGCCACGACCTTGGCCGCGAAGCCTTCGTGGACCGAGTCTACGATTGGAAAGAGGAGTACGGCGAGATCATCCTCCAGCAGAAGCGCCGCCTCGGCGTGTCGGCCGACTGGTCCCGCCAGCGCTTCACGATGGACGACGGTTTCTCCCGCGCCGTGCAGGACGTGTTCGTGAAGCTCCATGAGCAAGGCCTCGTCTACAAAGGGGACTACCTCGTCAACTGGGATCCGGGTAGCGGCACGGTGATCTCCAACGAAGAGGTCGACAACGTCGAGCGCGACGGGCACCTGTGGTGGATCCAGTACCCGCTCGTGGAGGGCGAGGGCCACATCACCATCGCCACCACGCGACCCGAAACGATGCTCGGCGACACCGCCGTCGCGGTCAACCCAGACGACGACCGCTACCGGACGCTCGTCGGTAAGACGGTGCTGCTCCCGCTCGTCGGCCGCGAGATCCCGATCATCGCCGACAGCTACGTGAAGGCCGAGTTTGGCGCGGGGGCGCTGAAGGTCACGCCCGCGCACGACGAGAACGACTTCGCCCTTGGGCAGCGCCATAGCCTGGAGAGCGTCACCGTGATCGACTTCGACGCGAAGATCAACGATAATGGCGGCACATACGCCGGCATGGACCGCTTCGCTGCCCGCAAGGCCATCGTCGCCGACCTCGAAGCGGAAGGACTGCTCGAAAAGGTCGAGCCCTACCGCCACACCGTCCCGATCTCGTCGCGCTCGGGTGCCGTCATCGAGCCGCTGCTCTCGCCGCAGTGGTACGTCCGTATGGAGCCGCTCGCCGAGCGTGCGCTGGACGTTGTCCGAGACGGCGCGATCACGTTCCACCCCGACCGCTGGAAGAACGAGTACTTCCGCTGGCTCGAAGACATCCGCGACTGGCCAATCAGCCGTCAACTCTGGTGGGGGCACCGCATTCCGGTGTGGTACCACACCGACGCGGACGGCCAAATCGACGAGCACCGCCCGTTCGTCGTCTCCGTCGATCAGCCCGAGCCGGGCATGGTGCAGGACGAGGACGTGCTCGACACGTGGTTCTCGTCGTGGCTCTGGCCCTTCGCGACGCTCGGCTGGCCGAACGAGACCGAGGATCTGAAGACGTTCTATCCGGGGTCGGTCCTCGTCTCGGGCTACGACATCCTCTTCTTCTGGATCGCGCGCATGGTGATGGCCGGGCTGCACTTCACCGACGAGGTGCCCTTCCGCGACATCTTCATCACGGGGATGATCAAGGACAAGCAGGGCCGCTGGATGTCGAAGTCGCTCGGCAACGGCATCGACCCGCTCGACATGGTGGAGCAGTATGGTGCCGACGCCGTGCGTTTCACAATGGCGGTCCTCTGCGCACAGGGGCAGGATATCAAGCTCGACCCGGCCAAGTTCGAGGGCGGGCGCAACTTCGCGAACAAGATCTGGAACGCCTTCCGCGTCTTCGGCCGCTTCATGGAGACGGGCGACGACGGGCGACCCGTTTCGGATCACGTCCGCACGCGCTCCTTCGAGGAGTTGGAGTTGGTCGAGCGCTGGATGCTGACGCGCCTCCAGGAGGGCATCCTCGATATCACCGCCTCGATGGACCGTTATCGCATCTCTGAAGCGGCCAACCGCATCTACGACCTCTTCTGGCGCGACTACTGCGACTGGTATCTCGAACTGATCAAGCCAACCTACGGGCCGGACGGTGAACTCCGCGCGATGGACCCGGACAAGCTCGCGCTGGCCGTCGAGATCTACGAGCAGCTGACGAAGCTGCTGCACCCGTTCATGCCGTTCATCACCGAAGACCTCTGGTGGCGACTTCGCCCGCGGGAAGACGGCGCTGCGTGCATCGTCGCCAAGTGGCCCGAAGCCGATGCGTCGCTCGAAGACACTGAGGCGGCAACGGCGTTCAGCCTGATTCAGGATCTCGTGACGGCCGTCCGCTCGGTGCGTGCGCAGTACAACGTCCCGCCCTCGAAAGGCATCGCTGTGACGGTGAACATTGATGTGGACGGGGGGGACGCCGGCCGTGCTGAGCTCGTCGCCGTGCTCGACGCCAACCGCGCGACGTTCGCGGCCCTTGCAGGCGTGGATGGTCTCACGCTCGGGACAGGTCTCGCCAAGCCGAAAGCCTCTGCCGCCGTGGTCGTGGACCGACACGAGGTGTTCGTCCCGCTCACGGGCATGATCAACCTCGAACAGGAACGCGCGCGCCTCACGAAAGAGATCGAGCAAAAGAAGGGCTTCCTGAAGGGCGTCGAGAAGAAGCTCTCCAACGAGAACTTCGTCAGTCGCGCCCCCGAGGCCATTGTCGAGAAGGAGCGCCAGAAGGCCGCCGACGCCCGCGCCGAGATCGCGAAGCTGGAAGCCAACCGCGACGACCTCGGCTAGTCAGGTCGTCACGAGGGGCACCTAAAAGTTGACCCGCAGCCGCGCGTTGACCGTGCGCGGCGTGAGGCGCGTCGGGACCCGCTGCCAGTTGTTGCCGATCCACGAGTAGGCAATCGTGTTGCGGAAGTTGAAGATGTTCAGCACCTCCACGGTGAGCTTCATCGCTACCGGCCGCGCCGCGCCGGGGTTGGTGAGCATGAGTTGCTTCGTTGCGCCGAGGTCGATGCGCTGGTATTGCGGGAAGCGGTCGCTGTTGCGGTCGCCCGGCACACGCAGTGCGGTGTTCGAAGGGTTTTCGGGGTCGGGGACTGGCGGCGTGTAGGGAAGGCCCGTGCCGAAGAGCGCGCGCATGTGGAGCTTCCATGAGTCGTCGCCGGGCACATAGTCCTGAACGAACAGCGTGACGTTGTGCCGTCGGTCGAAGGGGCGTGCGACGGTGTTGTCACTCGGGAGAACGCCCACCACGGTCGGGTCCACCACGGTGCCGTCCTTGAACGTCTCGCGGGTGGTCAGAAAGCCGTAGTTGACCCAACTCTCCACGCCCGGTACGATCTCGCCGCGCACCTGAACGTCGAAGCCCGCAGCGTAGCCATCGGCGTCGTTCTCGCCGGTGTAGGTCACGCGCGTGTTCTCGACGGTGTACGAGATGAGGTCCGAGAGCTGCTTGTAGTAGGCCTCGGCGCGAACATAGAGGCGTCGCTTCGGGAAAAATCGCTCTACGCCGCCGACGACTAAGATTGAACGCTGGCTGACGAGGTCGCGGTTGAACGCGGCGTTGAGGTCGTCATTGCCCACGCTCTGGTCGCTCGTGGCGGCCTCGGCGAGGTCGCCGCGAAGTTCGCGGTAGGTAGGTTGTTGGTAGTAGAGCCCTGCCGCGCCGGTGAAGGTGAGCTGAGGCGTGTGCTGGTAGAGCACGGAGAGGCGCGGGCTGGCCGTCCACTCGTCGTTGAACGAGAAGTAGTCCGCGCGGACGCCTAGCGTGGCGACGAGTCGGCCTTCCTGCGGCAGCAGGTCGATGGCGTCCTGCGCGTAGATCCCAAGCTGCGACTCCTCGAACTGCGCGACGGCGTTGACTGAGTCGAGCGCGAAGACGAGTTGATTGTTGGTCATGCCGTCGCGCCCCACAATCTGTTTGAACTCGAACAGTTGGTCGCGGAATTCGAGCAGGCGCGCCTGCCAGCCCACTTCGAGGGCGTGCCGGTCGAGCGCAAGGCCATAGCGACCAGCTCCTGTCAACGAGGTGAAGCCGATGCGGTTGTCGGCAACGTCGCGCTCTGCAGCGGTGCCGGTGGCGAGTAGGTTGTCGTCGTCAAGCGGCAAGTTCGGGTTGATGACGTCGAAGATTTCGATCCCACTCGTGACGTCGTACTGCTCAAACTCCTCCAGGTCGAAGTACGCGATCTGATGCTCGATACGGATACGGTCCGAGAGCCGGTTCATGAGCCGCAGGCCACCGAAGGCGATGTCGTAGCCGTCTTCTTCCTGCCCGGAGTAGTCAAGCCGCACCGACGTGATGGCGGGGAAGATGCCGAAGTTGGACACGCGGCTCTGCGGGTCGAGGCTGAAGCGGTGCGCCGCATACATCCCAAGCGCTTCGATGCGGTGGCCTGGCGCGAGGTCATACCCAAAGAGCATCTGCACGTCGTTGAACTCGGGGTCGTACTCGCCTTCGAGCGCTTGGCTCTCGAAGAAGCGGCTCGCCCGAGCCGTACGCACACCGATCGCAGCGCCGAGCTTACCGACTCGCCCGCGAGCGGCACCTCCAGCGTCAAGGGTGGACGTGAATGCCGAGCCGGTGAACCCCTGCTCGTCAGGAAGGCCGTAGCGCACGTCGAGCGCCGACGAGAGCTTGCCACCGAACCGCGCCGGGAAACCGCCGGCGTAGAGCGTAAGGCGGTCGGCGAGGTCGGGGTTGACGAGGCCGAGCCCTTCCTGCTCGCCCTGCCGTGTCCGCAGCGGCTTGAAGATTTCGAAGCCGTTGACGTAGTACAGGTTCTCGTTGAAGCCGCCGCCGCGCACGCTGTACTCGTTCGAGGTCTCGTTGTTGGAGACGACGCCCGGCAGCACCTTTACAGCGCGCAGGCCGTCCGCGAGCGGCTGCGGGATGTCTTCGAGGAATTCCGCGTCGATGCTGTAGACGCCCGCGTCGTTGGTCCGCTCGGCGACCACGCTCACCTCGCCCAGCGTCGCGTCGCTCGGGGCGAGGGCCACGTCGTAGCGCACCTGGGCGCGCCGCTCAACGATGACGGAGTCAGTTACGGCCGCGAAGCCGACGGCGGAGACGGTGATCGACCAGCGGCCCTCGGGTATGACGAGCTCGTAGGTGCCGTCGCTCTCGGCGGCGGTGCC
The Bacteroidota bacterium DNA segment above includes these coding regions:
- a CDS encoding G8 domain-containing protein → MPQTLRPPFRPLLTVLLSLSLLPTAATAEERSVPDREAFAATTALECNSPLDPAYFADALFSVAPAGMVPGAVQRWSDPSTWANGRVPRSGDKVVIESNQVVLLDTDTASLESLTIKGTLRFEDRPLSLTSDWILIEGNGALLEVGTESVPFEAQATITLTGNNRDRNVAGTGAFKTGNKFIITRDGGSLTMHGASRDKTSWTVLDQHAARGDRSIRVSDAVNWESGDVIVIAPSGYNAYEAEQRVVESVSGRTVRLTEPLDYRHYGEIQTIEGRRIDMRAEVGLLSRNILIQGDAASEDGVSSYGYRYGFGGHMMFMAGGIVTIEGVEVTNMGQTGKSGRYAMHWHYADYRPSDYVRNSSFHHNFQRAVNIHKSHQVTVENNVAYATTNHTFVFSEDGDEVDNRFVRNLAILNWAVLEEHFAFGRSQTPRLSNQSEERAALFWGRNPHNELVDNRAAGSYLGHGYFFDQQFMASFTTLRRWLHRDQPIVFQGNVAHSIFINPGTGSFASYGPETRGSGLMIGLREGPYPLEFGPDFLAYKVSHSGVWIEEENETIVGAVVTDSGIGVSPMLGSIRDLFVAGNTDNDIGGPIPATARHFGSIGGVNITDQSQKKAKENDRVLRIDGATFVNVEPAAVTIEWRKLELGSEVSGLNFVNTDPLFFFTKMEYGGIYDADGSLSGKGKPGMVYGENDRVATINECDWMGASSGWFCPDDGGTVAPATAVGVENPRPGVQFTLWKGDFYQLVEVDGLDSPSDTGVADNFDLSVLPVYSGHTVRFEGFIDAPETGDYRFQLNAKEGGALSINGETVIWTSRPGQPQVHEGWVRLEAGYHAIAIDHYKKLSNPQLALKWDGPSFSLRDVRDDELVWGTATEPPGGGGGGDGGGGSSDENQSPVVTITKPGDGSSFSSNKRVVIRVDASDPDGEVADVYFYVNGTQTRRDKKAPWKWGTRFSPGSYTITAEAVDNEGARTMSAPIDITVFEAAQAGLSNSSALPAEFAIDDVYPNPFNPATTMSLAMPLAGDYDVKIFDVAGRLVQEILLLDQEAGYVDIPLDLSGHASGLYILQARQASTGQTITERVTMLK
- a CDS encoding valine--tRNA ligase; protein product: MSNETSTPAIESSTSAYDPTQIETRWYRFWEEGGFFSANAHAGKKPHVIAMPPPNVTGRLHMGHGLQDTVQDAYTRLRRMQGYEALWIPGLDHAGIATQNVVERTLKKQEGKTRHDLGREAFVDRVYDWKEEYGEIILQQKRRLGVSADWSRQRFTMDDGFSRAVQDVFVKLHEQGLVYKGDYLVNWDPGSGTVISNEEVDNVERDGHLWWIQYPLVEGEGHITIATTRPETMLGDTAVAVNPDDDRYRTLVGKTVLLPLVGREIPIIADSYVKAEFGAGALKVTPAHDENDFALGQRHSLESVTVIDFDAKINDNGGTYAGMDRFAARKAIVADLEAEGLLEKVEPYRHTVPISSRSGAVIEPLLSPQWYVRMEPLAERALDVVRDGAITFHPDRWKNEYFRWLEDIRDWPISRQLWWGHRIPVWYHTDADGQIDEHRPFVVSVDQPEPGMVQDEDVLDTWFSSWLWPFATLGWPNETEDLKTFYPGSVLVSGYDILFFWIARMVMAGLHFTDEVPFRDIFITGMIKDKQGRWMSKSLGNGIDPLDMVEQYGADAVRFTMAVLCAQGQDIKLDPAKFEGGRNFANKIWNAFRVFGRFMETGDDGRPVSDHVRTRSFEELELVERWMLTRLQEGILDITASMDRYRISEAANRIYDLFWRDYCDWYLELIKPTYGPDGELRAMDPDKLALAVEIYEQLTKLLHPFMPFITEDLWWRLRPREDGAACIVAKWPEADASLEDTEAATAFSLIQDLVTAVRSVRAQYNVPPSKGIAVTVNIDVDGGDAGRAELVAVLDANRATFAALAGVDGLTLGTGLAKPKASAAVVVDRHEVFVPLTGMINLEQERARLTKEIEQKKGFLKGVEKKLSNENFVSRAPEAIVEKERQKAADARAEIAKLEANRDDLG
- a CDS encoding TonB-dependent receptor; this encodes MPTKRSPRLLFDGMNHALTQAVRACSLVLSLLAPLTGWAQINGEIVGRVTETTGGPIPGATILVTGTNYGTAAESDGTYELVIPEGRWSITVSAVGFAAVTDSVIVERRAQVRYDVALAPSDATLGEVSVVAERTNDAGVYSIDAEFLEDIPQPLADGLRAVKVLPGVVSNNETSNEYSVRGGGFNENLYYVNGFEIFKPLRTRQGEQEGLGLVNPDLADRLTLYAGGFPARFGGKLSSALDVRYGLPDEQGFTGSAFTSTLDAGGAARGRVGKLGAAIGVRTARASRFFESQALEGEYDPEFNDVQMLFGYDLAPGHRIEALGMYAAHRFSLDPQSRVSNFGIFPAITSVRLDYSGQEEDGYDIAFGGLRLMNRLSDRIRIEHQIAYFDLEEFEQYDVTSGIEIFDVINPNLPLDDDNLLATGTAAERDVADNRIGFTSLTGAGRYGLALDRHALEVGWQARLLEFRDQLFEFKQIVGRDGMTNNQLVFALDSVNAVAQFEESQLGIYAQDAIDLLPQEGRLVATLGVRADYFSFNDEWTASPRLSVLYQHTPQLTFTGAAGLYYQQPTYRELRGDLAEAATSDQSVGNDDLNAAFNRDLVSQRSILVVGGVERFFPKRRLYVRAEAYYKQLSDLISYTVENTRVTYTGENDADGYAAGFDVQVRGEIVPGVESWVNYGFLTTRETFKDGTVVDPTVVGVLPSDNTVARPFDRRHNVTLFVQDYVPGDDSWKLHMRALFGTGLPYTPPVPDPENPSNTALRVPGDRNSDRFPQYQRIDLGATKQLMLTNPGAARPVAMKLTVEVLNIFNFRNTIAYSWIGNNWQRVPTRLTPRTVNARLRVNF